The following proteins are encoded in a genomic region of Arachis stenosperma cultivar V10309 chromosome 4, arast.V10309.gnm1.PFL2, whole genome shotgun sequence:
- the LOC130974018 gene encoding callose synthase 3-like isoform X2, whose amino-acid sequence MQRILRSHTAGIIGLGIFDSEVLPSSLVEIAPILRVANEVEEYHPRVAYLCRFYAFEKAHQLDPSSSGRGVRQFKTALLQRLEKENELTLEGRVKSDARELQSFYRHYYKKYIQALQNASDKADRESISKAYQTANIIFEVLKAVNMTQDMELNREILEAQDEVVQTKKMFVPYNILPLDPNGANQAIMQFPEIQGAVYALRNIRGLPWPKDYKKNKDADILDWLGLMFGFQKDNVANQREHLILLLANVHIRKFWKPNQQSKLDERALTQVMKKLFKNYKMWCKYLGRKSSLWLPTVEQKVQQRKLLYMGLYLLIWGEAANLRLMPECLCYIYHHMAFELFHMLTIDPMTGENVMQANGCEKEAFLRKVVAPIYDVIAKEAERSKGGISENSEWRNYDDLNEYFWSADCFQLGWPMRADADFFCVPYKLDFDNDHELANRYRWIGKVNFVEIRSFWHIFRSFDRMWSFSILCLQVMIVVAWNGSDDSFAVSYGDALRVLTVFITAAILKLGQAVLDIILCWKAKQNMSLYVKLRYILKVVSAAAWVFVLSVTYACTWDNPPGFAQTIRSWIGNEASFPSLFLLAIVIYLSPNMLAAVFFLFPSIYQFLERLNYRIVMLMIWWSQPCLYVGRAMHESAFSRFKYTMFWALVIVTKLAFSYYIEIKPLVGPTKAMIPTFPNGFFPHAKNKNIGACIALWTPITLVYFMDTQIWYALFSTLFGGIYGAYQRIGEIRTLEMLRSRFHLLPGAFNANLFPNEKNDSRKKGIKAIFSRRITKAPSNKGKEAARFAKLWNPIITSFREEDLISNREMDLLLVPYRVDRELGFMQWPPFLLANKVQTAVNMAMDSSVYGSDLGERIEADSYMSCAVRECYASLKSIIKHLVQGEHEKQAVDFIFAKIDGHAEAGTLINEFRMSAVTHLYSQFVKLIEYLRENNKNDRDQVVILFLDMLEVVTRDLMMADELDHIVSLVHSDLDICQPFTSEVALRFPVVQPTVAWREKIERLYLLLTTKESAIDVPSNLEARRRISFFSSSLFMDIPKAPNVHSMLSFSVLTPHYREEVLFRLQDLEEPNEDGVSLLSYLQQMFPDEWKNFLERIGCPTDEELKESEELEEELRLWASYRGQTLTRTVRGMMYYKKALELQAFLDMSRDEDLMKGNEAMESPYTENSDTENSDDSLRGGRLSETDCQAVADMKFTCVVSCQQYGIDKRSGSPLAQDILRLMKRYPSLRIAYIDEVEESGNDRQKKNIKVYYSCLVKVSDPHRALLLDQVIYKIKLPGPAILGVGKPENQNHAIIFTRGEGLQTVDMNQDNYMEEALKMRNLLQEFLKKHDGFQFPSILGLREHVFTGSVSSLARFVVNRETSFTTIGQRFLANPLKVRFHYGHSDVFDRLFHLTRGGVSKASKVVNLSEDIFAGFNTTLREGNVTHHEYIQVGKARDAGLNQISMFEAKIASGNGEQALSRDVYRLGHHFDFFRMLSCYFSTVGYHFSALITVITVYAFLYGRLYLVLNGGGLSARKAVQDNKPLQVALASQSLVQIGFLMVLPMFMEISLERGYRAAVSEFILMQFQLAPMFFMFSLGTTSHYFGRTLLHGGAIPIYRSTGRGFVVFHVNFAENYRFYSRSHFVKGIELSIVLVVYEIFCHNYRSDVGYVLINISMWFMAGTWLFAPFLFNPSGFEWQKIVDGWNDWNIWIRNYGGIGIPPEKSWESWWEQEQEHLRYSGLWGIVVEILLSLRFFIYQYGLVYHLNITKRESNSFLIYGISWLVIFAIVFITKISSAWRRKLSAKSQSLIRIINGLIFVTFVPIVTLIALPHMSMQDIVIFILAFVPTGWGMLQIAQALKPLVQVAGFWESVKTLARNYEMVMGLLLFTPVAFLSLFPFISDFQTRMLFNQWFSGDLQILSTLRGRRNARYSYNKRE is encoded by the exons ATGCAGCGGATCTTGAGGTCGCACACGGCCGGGATCATCGGTCTCGGCATATTTGACAGCGAGGTTCTGCCTTCCTCTCTTGTTGAGATTGCTCCGATCCTACGTGTTGCCAATGAAGTTGAAGAGTACCATCCCAGGGTTGCTTATCTTT GCCGATTTTATGCCTTTGAGAAAGCTCACCAGTTGGACCCTAGTTCAAGCGGTCGAGGTGTTCGCCAATTCAAAACTGCACTTCTCCAACGCCTGGAAAAA GAAAATGAGTTAACTTTGGAGGGCCGAGTAAAAAGTGATGCTCGCGAGTTGCAAAGCTTTTATCGGCAttactacaaaaaatatatcCAAGCATTACAAAATGCTAGTGATAAAGCCGACCG TGAATCCATTAGCAAGGCATATCAGACtgcaaatattatttttgaggTTTTGAAGGCTGTTAACATGACTCAAGACATGGAACTTAACCGTGAG ATTTTAGAGGCACAAGACGAAGTTGTGCAGACGAAAAAGATGTTTGTCCCGTACAATATTCTTCCTCTTGATCCTAATGGTGCAAATCAGGCCATAATGCAATTTCCTGAG ATACAAGGTGCTGTATATGCTCTTCGTAATATCAGGGGTCTTCCATGGCCTAAGgactacaagaaaaataaagatgcAGACATTTTGGATTGGCTTGGGCTGATGTTTGGCTTTCAG AAAGACAATGTTGCAAACCAGAGAGAGCATTTGATCTTATTGCTTGCAAATGTTCACATTAGAAAATTTTGGAAGCCTAATCAGCAGTCAAAG TTGGATGAGCGTGCATTGACACAAGTGATGAAGAAACTTTTCAAGAATTACAAAATGTGGTGCAAGTATTTGGGCCGGAAAAGTAGTCTCTG GTTACCAACCGTAGAACAAAAAGTGCAGCAACGCAAACTTCTGTATATGGGTCTGTACCTTCTAATATGGGGTGAAGCTGCGAACCTAAGACTCATGCCAGAATGCCTTTGCTATATATATCACCAT ATGGCTTTTGAATTATTTCATATGCTTACTATTGATCCAATGACGGGGGAGAATGTCATGCAAGCAAATGGGTGTGAAAAGGAGGCTTTCTTAAGAAAAGTTGTTGCTCCTATTTATGATGTGATTGCCAAG GAAGCTGAAAGGAGCAAAGGAGGAATCTCAGAGAATTCAGAATGGAGGAACTATGATGATTTGAATGAATATTTTTG GTCAGCTGATTGCTTCCAGTTAGGTTGGCCAATGCGTGCTGATGCTGATTTCTTTTGCGTGCCTTATAAGCTAGATTTTGACAAT GATCATGAGCTGGCTAACAGATACCGATGGATCGGGAAAGTGAATTTTGTTGAGATACGGTCATTTTGGCATATTTTCAGAAGTTTCGACCGCATGTGGAGTTTTTCCATTCTGTGTTTACAG GTTATGATTGTTGTTGCTTGGAATGGATCTGATGATTCATTTGCAGTCTCTTACGGTGATGCATTAAGGGTGTTGACTGTATTTATAACAGCAGCTATATTGAAGCTTGGCCAAG CTGTTCTTGATATCATTCTATGTTGGAAAGCAAAACAGAATATGTCATTGTATGTTAAGTTAAGATACATTCTCAAAGTTGTTTCAGCTGCAGCTTGGGTGTTTGTTCTGTCGGTTACTTATGCATGTACATGGGATAATCCTCCTGGGTTTGCTCAAACCATCAGAAGCTGGATTGGAAATGAAGCGAGTTTTCCTTCATTGTTTCTTTTGGCCATTGTTATTTACTTGTCACCAAATATGCTCGCTGCTGTATTCTTTCTGTTCCCATCCATTTACCAGTTCCTTGAGAGGTTGAACTATAGGATTGTGATGCTAATGATATGGTGGTCACAG CCTTGTCTTTATGTTGGTAGGGCAATGCATGAGAGCGCATTTTCCCGTTTCAA ATACACGATGTTTTGGGCCCTCGTTATAGTTACAAAGCTGGCTTTCAGTTACTATATAGAG ATAAAACCTCTAGTTGGACCTACGAAAGCTATGATCCCAACTTTCCCAAATGGATTTTTTCCTCATG ctaagaacaaaaatattggtGCCTGCATTGCACTTTGGACTCCAATTACACTG gtatatttcATGGATACACAAATTTGGTATGCATTATTCTCAACCTTATTTGGTGGTATATATGGTGCTTACCAACGCATTGGGGAG ATACGGACACTAGAAATGCTTAGATCTCGTTTTCATTTGTTGCCTGGTGCCTTCAATGCCAATTTGTTCCCAAATGAAAAGAATGATTCAAggaaaaaaggaataaaagccatcTTTTCTCGTAGAATTACTAAG GCTCCATCTAACAAGGGGAAGGAGGCTGCTAGATTTGCAAAATTATGGAATCCAATAATCACCAGTTTCAGAGAGGAAGATCTTATTAGCAATCG GGAAATGGACCTTTTGCTTGTACCTTATAGGGTTGATCGTGAGTTGGGTTTTATGCAATGGCCCCCTTTTCTACTTGCTAACAAG GTCCAAACTGCAGTAAATATGGCTATGGACAGCAGTGTATATGGTTCCGATCTAGGAGAAAGAATTGAGGCTGACAGTTACATGTCTTGTGCTGTTCGTGAATGCTATGCTTCACTCAAGAGCATTATTAAGCACTTGGTTCAAGGGGAACATGAGAAACA GGCTGTAGATTTCATCTTTGCTAAAATAGATGGCCATGCTGAGGCAGGTACTCTGATAAATGAATTCAGAATGAGTGCTGTTACCCACCTCTACAGCCAGTTTGTTAAGCTAATAGAATATTTG AGGGAGAACAATAAAAATGATAGGGACCAAGTTGTGAttcttttcttggacatgcTGGAGGTGGTGACAAGAGATCTGATGATGGCGGATGAGCTGGATCATATAGTTAG TTTGGTGCATTCAGACCTTGATATTTGCCAACCATTTACATCTGAAGTAGCTCTCAGGTTTCCAGTTGTACAACCCACAGTAGCTTGGAGAGAGAAG ATTGAGCGGCTTTACTTGCTACTTACAACAAAAGAATCTGCCATCGATGTACCATCTAACTTAGAAGCAAGAAGAAGGATTTCTTTCTTCTCAAGTTCACTGTTTATGGACATACCAAAGGCACCTAATGTTCACAGCATGCTTTCATTCTC GGTTTTAACACCACATTATAGAGAAGAAGTTCTCTTCCGTTTACAAGATTTGGAGGAACCAAATGAAGATGGTGTTTCATTACTTTCCTACTTGCAACAGATGTTTCCAG ATGAGTGGAAGAACTTTCTTGAGAGAATTGGGTGTCCTACTGATGAGGAACTTAAAGAGAGCGAGGAGTTAGAAGAAGAACTTCGTCTCTGGGCATCCTATAGAGGCCAAACTTTGACTAGAACTG TAAGAGGCATGATGTATTACAAAAAAGCTTTGGAGCTCCAGGCTTTTCTTGATATGTCCAGAGATGAAG ATTTGATGAAAGGTAATGAAGCTATGGAAAGTCCATACACAGAAAACTCAGACACAGAAAATTCAGATGATAGCTTAAGGGGGGGAAGGTTATCAGAGACAGATTGCCAAGCAGTAGCTGATATGAAATTCACATGCGTAGTCTCGTGCCAACAATATGGTATTGACAAGAGATCTGGTTCTCCACTAGCACAGGACATATTAAGGCTTATGAAAAG ATATCCTTCACTTCGAATTGCCTATATTGATGAGGTAGAGGAATCTGGCAACGACAGACAAAAAAAGAACATCAAGGTTTACTACTCTTGTTTGGTGAAGGTTTCTGACCCACATCGAGCTCTGCTTCTGGACCAG gtcatatataaaataaagcTTCCTGGACCAGCTATCTTAGGTGTGGGTAAGCCTGAAAATCAGAATCATGCAATAATTTTCACACGTGGAGAAGGCTTGCAAACAGTTGATATGAACCAG GATAATTACATGGAAGAAGCATTGAAAATGAGAAATCTGTTGCAAGAATTTCTGAAGAAGCATGATGGTTTCCAGTTCCCTAGTATTCTTGGACTAAGGGAGCATGTATTCACAGGAAG TGTTTCTTCCCTTGCACGCTTTGTGGTAAATCGGGAGACAAGTTTCACAACGATTGGTCAGAGATTTCTTGCTAATCCCCTGAA GGTTCGATTCCATTACGGGCATTCTGATGTGTTTGATAGGCTTTTTCACCTTACAAGAGGGGGTGTCAGCAAAGCCTCCAAAGTTGTCAATTTGAGTGAAGATATTTTTGCAG GCTTCAACACTACTCTTCGGGAAGGAAATGTTACTCATCATGAGTACATACAAGTTGGGAAGGCAAGAGATGCAGGTCTCAACCAAATATCTATGTTTGAAGCTAAGATAGCTAGTGGCAATGGAGAGCAGGCACTAAGCCGGGATGTATACCGACTTGGACATCACTTTGACTTCTTCCGAATGTTGTCTTGTTATTTCTCCACAGTTGGATATCACTTCAGTGCTCTT ATTACTGTTATCACTGTATACGCATTCCTTTATGGTCGTCTCTATCTTGTTCTCAATGGGGGAGGTTTGAGTGCACGAAAAGCCGTTCAAGACAATAAGCCTCTTCAAGTGGCTCTTGCTTCTCAATCATTAGTtcaaattggatttttaatggTTTTGCCCATGTTTATGGAAATTTCCTTGGAGAGAGGCTACCGTGCTGCAGTTAGTGAGTTCATATTAATGCAGTTTCAGTTGGCCCCCATGTTCTTCATGTTCTCACTTGGGACAACGAGTCACTACTTTGGAAGGACGTTGCTTCATGGAGGTGCAATACCAATATATAGATCTACGGGTCGAGGGTTTGTAGTTTTTCATGTCAATTTTGCTGAAAACTATAGATTTTACTCACGCAGCCACTTTGTGAAGGGTATTGAGCTCTCAATAGTGCTTGTTGTATACGAAATTTTTTGTCATAATTATAGAAGTGATGTTGGATATGTCTTGATTAACATATCAATGTGGTTTATGGCGGGAACATGGCTCTTTGCTCCGTTCCTGTTTAATCCATCTGGTTTTGAATGGCAAAAAATTGTTGATGGTTGGAATGACTGGAATATATGGATTAGGAACTATGGAGGTATTGGAATACCACCTGAGAAAAGTTGGGAATCATGGTGGGAACAGGAACAAGAGCATCTCCGATATTCAGGACTGTGGGGAATTGTAGTAGAGATACTGTTATCATTGCGTTTTTTTATCTACCAGTATGGTCTTGTATATCACTTAAATATCACCAAAAGGGAATCAAATAGTTTTCTG ATATATGGCATTTCATGGTTGGTGATATTTGCAATAGTTTTTATCACGAAG ATTTCGTCTGCTTGGAGGCGTAAGTTGAGTGCAAAATCTCAATCTTTGATCCGTATAATCAACGGATTGATATTCGTAACGTTTGTGCCAATTGTCACATTGATTGCCCTTCCGCATATGTCCATGCAGGAcattgttatttttattcttgCCTTCGTTCCAACTGGTTGGGGGATGCTACAG
- the LOC130974018 gene encoding callose synthase 3-like isoform X3, with the protein MPKMQRILRSHTAGIIGLGIFDSEVLPSSLVEIAPILRVANEVEEYHPRVAYLCRFYAFEKAHQLDPSSSGRGVRQFKTALLQRLEKENELTLEGRVKSDARELQSFYRHYYKKYIQALQNASDKADRESISKAYQTANIIFEVLKAVNMTQDMELNREILEAQDEVVQTKKMFVPYNILPLDPNGANQAIMQFPEIQGAVYALRNIRGLPWPKDYKKNKDADILDWLGLMFGFQKDNVANQREHLILLLANVHIRKFWKPNQQSKLDERALTQVMKKLFKNYKMWCKYLGRKSSLWLPTVEQKVQQRKLLYMGLYLLIWGEAANLRLMPECLCYIYHHMAFELFHMLTIDPMTGENVMQANGCEKEAFLRKVVAPIYDVIAKEAERSKGGISENSEWRNYDDLNEYFWSADCFQLGWPMRADADFFCVPYKLDFDNDHELANRYRWIGKVNFVEIRSFWHIFRSFDRMWSFSILCLQVMIVVAWNGSDDSFAVSYGDALRVLTVFITAAILKLGQAVLDIILCWKAKQNMSLYVKLRYILKVVSAAAWVFVLSVTYACTWDNPPGFAQTIRSWIGNEASFPSLFLLAIVIYLSPNMLAAVFFLFPSIYQFLERLNYRIVMLMIWWSQPCLYVGRAMHESAFSRFKYTMFWALVIVTKLAFSYYIEIKPLVGPTKAMIPTFPNGFFPHAKNKNIGACIALWTPITLVYFMDTQIWYALFSTLFGGIYGAYQRIGEIRTLEMLRSRFHLLPGAFNANLFPNEKNDSRKKGIKAIFSRRITKAPSNKGKEAARFAKLWNPIITSFREEDLISNREMDLLLVPYRVDRELGFMQWPPFLLANKVQTAVNMAMDSSVYGSDLGERIEADSYMSCAVRECYASLKSIIKHLVQGEHEKQAVDFIFAKIDGHAEAGTLINEFRMSAVTHLYSQFVKLIEYLRENNKNDRDQVVILFLDMLEVVTRDLMMADELDHIVSLVHSDLDICQPFTSEVALRFPVVQPTVAWREKIERLYLLLTTKESAIDVPSNLEARRRISFFSSSLFMDIPKAPNVHSMLSFSVLTPHYREEVLFRLQDLEEPNEDGVSLLSYLQQMFPDEWKNFLERIGCPTDEELKESEELEEELRLWASYRGQTLTRTVRGMMYYKKALELQAFLDMSRDEDLMKGNEAMESPYTENSDTENSDDSLRGGRLSETDCQAVADMKFTCVVSCQQYGIDKRSGSPLAQDILRLMKRYPSLRIAYIDEVEESGNDRQKKNIKVYYSCLVKVSDPHRALLLDQVIYKIKLPGPAILGVGKPENQNHAIIFTRGEGLQTVDMNQDNYMEEALKMRNLLQEFLKKHDGFQFPSILGLREHVFTGSVSSLARFVVNRETSFTTIGQRFLANPLKVRFHYGHSDVFDRLFHLTRGGVSKASKVVNLSEDIFAGFNTTLREGNVTHHEYIQVGKARDAGLNQISMFEAKIASGNGEQALSRDVYRLGHHFDFFRMLSCYFSTVGYHFSALITVITVYAFLYGRLYLVLNGGGLSARKAVQDNKPLQVALASQSLVQIGFLMVLPMFMEISLERGYRAAVSEFILMQFQLAPMFFMFSLGTTSHYFGRTLLHGGAIPIYRSTGRGFVVFHVNFAENYRFYSRSHFVKGIELSIVLVVYEIFCHNYRSDVGYVLINISMWFMAGTWLFAPFLFNPSGFEWQKIVDGWNDWNIWIRNYGGIGIPPEKSWESWWEQEQEHLRYSGLWGIVVEILLSLRFFIYQYGLVYHLNITKRESNSFLIYGISWLVIFAIVFITKISSAWRRKLSAKSQSLIRIINGLIFVTFVPIVTLIALPHMSMQDIVIFILAFVPTGWGMLQIAQALKPLVQVAGFWESISKHVCFSTNGSVEICKFSVRSEAEGMRVTVTTKGNSLNTERYQRLFENEKVE; encoded by the exons ATGCCAAAG ATGCAGCGGATCTTGAGGTCGCACACGGCCGGGATCATCGGTCTCGGCATATTTGACAGCGAGGTTCTGCCTTCCTCTCTTGTTGAGATTGCTCCGATCCTACGTGTTGCCAATGAAGTTGAAGAGTACCATCCCAGGGTTGCTTATCTTT GCCGATTTTATGCCTTTGAGAAAGCTCACCAGTTGGACCCTAGTTCAAGCGGTCGAGGTGTTCGCCAATTCAAAACTGCACTTCTCCAACGCCTGGAAAAA GAAAATGAGTTAACTTTGGAGGGCCGAGTAAAAAGTGATGCTCGCGAGTTGCAAAGCTTTTATCGGCAttactacaaaaaatatatcCAAGCATTACAAAATGCTAGTGATAAAGCCGACCG TGAATCCATTAGCAAGGCATATCAGACtgcaaatattatttttgaggTTTTGAAGGCTGTTAACATGACTCAAGACATGGAACTTAACCGTGAG ATTTTAGAGGCACAAGACGAAGTTGTGCAGACGAAAAAGATGTTTGTCCCGTACAATATTCTTCCTCTTGATCCTAATGGTGCAAATCAGGCCATAATGCAATTTCCTGAG ATACAAGGTGCTGTATATGCTCTTCGTAATATCAGGGGTCTTCCATGGCCTAAGgactacaagaaaaataaagatgcAGACATTTTGGATTGGCTTGGGCTGATGTTTGGCTTTCAG AAAGACAATGTTGCAAACCAGAGAGAGCATTTGATCTTATTGCTTGCAAATGTTCACATTAGAAAATTTTGGAAGCCTAATCAGCAGTCAAAG TTGGATGAGCGTGCATTGACACAAGTGATGAAGAAACTTTTCAAGAATTACAAAATGTGGTGCAAGTATTTGGGCCGGAAAAGTAGTCTCTG GTTACCAACCGTAGAACAAAAAGTGCAGCAACGCAAACTTCTGTATATGGGTCTGTACCTTCTAATATGGGGTGAAGCTGCGAACCTAAGACTCATGCCAGAATGCCTTTGCTATATATATCACCAT ATGGCTTTTGAATTATTTCATATGCTTACTATTGATCCAATGACGGGGGAGAATGTCATGCAAGCAAATGGGTGTGAAAAGGAGGCTTTCTTAAGAAAAGTTGTTGCTCCTATTTATGATGTGATTGCCAAG GAAGCTGAAAGGAGCAAAGGAGGAATCTCAGAGAATTCAGAATGGAGGAACTATGATGATTTGAATGAATATTTTTG GTCAGCTGATTGCTTCCAGTTAGGTTGGCCAATGCGTGCTGATGCTGATTTCTTTTGCGTGCCTTATAAGCTAGATTTTGACAAT GATCATGAGCTGGCTAACAGATACCGATGGATCGGGAAAGTGAATTTTGTTGAGATACGGTCATTTTGGCATATTTTCAGAAGTTTCGACCGCATGTGGAGTTTTTCCATTCTGTGTTTACAG GTTATGATTGTTGTTGCTTGGAATGGATCTGATGATTCATTTGCAGTCTCTTACGGTGATGCATTAAGGGTGTTGACTGTATTTATAACAGCAGCTATATTGAAGCTTGGCCAAG CTGTTCTTGATATCATTCTATGTTGGAAAGCAAAACAGAATATGTCATTGTATGTTAAGTTAAGATACATTCTCAAAGTTGTTTCAGCTGCAGCTTGGGTGTTTGTTCTGTCGGTTACTTATGCATGTACATGGGATAATCCTCCTGGGTTTGCTCAAACCATCAGAAGCTGGATTGGAAATGAAGCGAGTTTTCCTTCATTGTTTCTTTTGGCCATTGTTATTTACTTGTCACCAAATATGCTCGCTGCTGTATTCTTTCTGTTCCCATCCATTTACCAGTTCCTTGAGAGGTTGAACTATAGGATTGTGATGCTAATGATATGGTGGTCACAG CCTTGTCTTTATGTTGGTAGGGCAATGCATGAGAGCGCATTTTCCCGTTTCAA ATACACGATGTTTTGGGCCCTCGTTATAGTTACAAAGCTGGCTTTCAGTTACTATATAGAG ATAAAACCTCTAGTTGGACCTACGAAAGCTATGATCCCAACTTTCCCAAATGGATTTTTTCCTCATG ctaagaacaaaaatattggtGCCTGCATTGCACTTTGGACTCCAATTACACTG gtatatttcATGGATACACAAATTTGGTATGCATTATTCTCAACCTTATTTGGTGGTATATATGGTGCTTACCAACGCATTGGGGAG ATACGGACACTAGAAATGCTTAGATCTCGTTTTCATTTGTTGCCTGGTGCCTTCAATGCCAATTTGTTCCCAAATGAAAAGAATGATTCAAggaaaaaaggaataaaagccatcTTTTCTCGTAGAATTACTAAG GCTCCATCTAACAAGGGGAAGGAGGCTGCTAGATTTGCAAAATTATGGAATCCAATAATCACCAGTTTCAGAGAGGAAGATCTTATTAGCAATCG GGAAATGGACCTTTTGCTTGTACCTTATAGGGTTGATCGTGAGTTGGGTTTTATGCAATGGCCCCCTTTTCTACTTGCTAACAAG GTCCAAACTGCAGTAAATATGGCTATGGACAGCAGTGTATATGGTTCCGATCTAGGAGAAAGAATTGAGGCTGACAGTTACATGTCTTGTGCTGTTCGTGAATGCTATGCTTCACTCAAGAGCATTATTAAGCACTTGGTTCAAGGGGAACATGAGAAACA GGCTGTAGATTTCATCTTTGCTAAAATAGATGGCCATGCTGAGGCAGGTACTCTGATAAATGAATTCAGAATGAGTGCTGTTACCCACCTCTACAGCCAGTTTGTTAAGCTAATAGAATATTTG AGGGAGAACAATAAAAATGATAGGGACCAAGTTGTGAttcttttcttggacatgcTGGAGGTGGTGACAAGAGATCTGATGATGGCGGATGAGCTGGATCATATAGTTAG TTTGGTGCATTCAGACCTTGATATTTGCCAACCATTTACATCTGAAGTAGCTCTCAGGTTTCCAGTTGTACAACCCACAGTAGCTTGGAGAGAGAAG ATTGAGCGGCTTTACTTGCTACTTACAACAAAAGAATCTGCCATCGATGTACCATCTAACTTAGAAGCAAGAAGAAGGATTTCTTTCTTCTCAAGTTCACTGTTTATGGACATACCAAAGGCACCTAATGTTCACAGCATGCTTTCATTCTC GGTTTTAACACCACATTATAGAGAAGAAGTTCTCTTCCGTTTACAAGATTTGGAGGAACCAAATGAAGATGGTGTTTCATTACTTTCCTACTTGCAACAGATGTTTCCAG ATGAGTGGAAGAACTTTCTTGAGAGAATTGGGTGTCCTACTGATGAGGAACTTAAAGAGAGCGAGGAGTTAGAAGAAGAACTTCGTCTCTGGGCATCCTATAGAGGCCAAACTTTGACTAGAACTG TAAGAGGCATGATGTATTACAAAAAAGCTTTGGAGCTCCAGGCTTTTCTTGATATGTCCAGAGATGAAG ATTTGATGAAAGGTAATGAAGCTATGGAAAGTCCATACACAGAAAACTCAGACACAGAAAATTCAGATGATAGCTTAAGGGGGGGAAGGTTATCAGAGACAGATTGCCAAGCAGTAGCTGATATGAAATTCACATGCGTAGTCTCGTGCCAACAATATGGTATTGACAAGAGATCTGGTTCTCCACTAGCACAGGACATATTAAGGCTTATGAAAAG ATATCCTTCACTTCGAATTGCCTATATTGATGAGGTAGAGGAATCTGGCAACGACAGACAAAAAAAGAACATCAAGGTTTACTACTCTTGTTTGGTGAAGGTTTCTGACCCACATCGAGCTCTGCTTCTGGACCAG gtcatatataaaataaagcTTCCTGGACCAGCTATCTTAGGTGTGGGTAAGCCTGAAAATCAGAATCATGCAATAATTTTCACACGTGGAGAAGGCTTGCAAACAGTTGATATGAACCAG GATAATTACATGGAAGAAGCATTGAAAATGAGAAATCTGTTGCAAGAATTTCTGAAGAAGCATGATGGTTTCCAGTTCCCTAGTATTCTTGGACTAAGGGAGCATGTATTCACAGGAAG TGTTTCTTCCCTTGCACGCTTTGTGGTAAATCGGGAGACAAGTTTCACAACGATTGGTCAGAGATTTCTTGCTAATCCCCTGAA GGTTCGATTCCATTACGGGCATTCTGATGTGTTTGATAGGCTTTTTCACCTTACAAGAGGGGGTGTCAGCAAAGCCTCCAAAGTTGTCAATTTGAGTGAAGATATTTTTGCAG GCTTCAACACTACTCTTCGGGAAGGAAATGTTACTCATCATGAGTACATACAAGTTGGGAAGGCAAGAGATGCAGGTCTCAACCAAATATCTATGTTTGAAGCTAAGATAGCTAGTGGCAATGGAGAGCAGGCACTAAGCCGGGATGTATACCGACTTGGACATCACTTTGACTTCTTCCGAATGTTGTCTTGTTATTTCTCCACAGTTGGATATCACTTCAGTGCTCTT ATTACTGTTATCACTGTATACGCATTCCTTTATGGTCGTCTCTATCTTGTTCTCAATGGGGGAGGTTTGAGTGCACGAAAAGCCGTTCAAGACAATAAGCCTCTTCAAGTGGCTCTTGCTTCTCAATCATTAGTtcaaattggatttttaatggTTTTGCCCATGTTTATGGAAATTTCCTTGGAGAGAGGCTACCGTGCTGCAGTTAGTGAGTTCATATTAATGCAGTTTCAGTTGGCCCCCATGTTCTTCATGTTCTCACTTGGGACAACGAGTCACTACTTTGGAAGGACGTTGCTTCATGGAGGTGCAATACCAATATATAGATCTACGGGTCGAGGGTTTGTAGTTTTTCATGTCAATTTTGCTGAAAACTATAGATTTTACTCACGCAGCCACTTTGTGAAGGGTATTGAGCTCTCAATAGTGCTTGTTGTATACGAAATTTTTTGTCATAATTATAGAAGTGATGTTGGATATGTCTTGATTAACATATCAATGTGGTTTATGGCGGGAACATGGCTCTTTGCTCCGTTCCTGTTTAATCCATCTGGTTTTGAATGGCAAAAAATTGTTGATGGTTGGAATGACTGGAATATATGGATTAGGAACTATGGAGGTATTGGAATACCACCTGAGAAAAGTTGGGAATCATGGTGGGAACAGGAACAAGAGCATCTCCGATATTCAGGACTGTGGGGAATTGTAGTAGAGATACTGTTATCATTGCGTTTTTTTATCTACCAGTATGGTCTTGTATATCACTTAAATATCACCAAAAGGGAATCAAATAGTTTTCTG ATATATGGCATTTCATGGTTGGTGATATTTGCAATAGTTTTTATCACGAAG ATTTCGTCTGCTTGGAGGCGTAAGTTGAGTGCAAAATCTCAATCTTTGATCCGTATAATCAACGGATTGATATTCGTAACGTTTGTGCCAATTGTCACATTGATTGCCCTTCCGCATATGTCCATGCAGGAcattgttatttttattcttgCCTTCGTTCCAACTGGTTGGGGGATGCTACAG